One window of Methanobrevibacter woesei genomic DNA carries:
- a CDS encoding phosphate ABC transporter substrate-binding protein, with the protein MNTKSKYIIGIIVIIVLIAGAVLATGSASSSHIDVVGSTSVQPVAEKLVEVYKESHPDADITVQGGGSSVGIKNANDGTADIGMSSKDVDQSEGPNLVKHELGQDGIVMAVNPSNSVSDLTTEQLQGIFSGEITNWNEVGGADGEINVITREEGSGTLDAFESIVMGDKELKSDAVVQSSTEAVKQSVAQDPNAIGFVSYAHMSDDVKSLNVNGVAPSDATIADGTYELQRPFLFLTNGEPTGDVKEFIDWVLSDEGSKVLAEEKIVKSAS; encoded by the coding sequence ATGAATACAAAAAGTAAATATATTATTGGTATTATTGTAATCATTGTACTCATTGCGGGAGCAGTTCTCGCTACTGGTAGTGCAAGTTCCTCTCATATCGACGTGGTTGGATCAACCTCTGTACAACCTGTCGCTGAGAAGTTAGTCGAAGTTTATAAAGAGTCCCATCCTGATGCAGATATCACTGTTCAAGGTGGAGGTTCTAGTGTAGGTATTAAAAATGCAAATGATGGAACCGCTGATATTGGTATGAGTTCTAAAGATGTTGACCAAAGTGAAGGTCCAAATTTAGTCAAACATGAATTAGGTCAAGACGGAATTGTAATGGCTGTAAATCCAAGTAATTCTGTTTCTGATTTAACCACTGAACAATTACAAGGAATTTTCTCTGGTGAAATTACCAACTGGAATGAAGTCGGTGGTGCTGATGGTGAAATCAATGTCATTACTCGTGAAGAAGGTTCCGGTACATTAGATGCATTTGAAAGTATCGTAATGGGTGACAAAGAATTAAAAAGTGATGCTGTAGTTCAAAGTTCCACTGAAGCTGTAAAACAATCTGTCGCTCAAGATCCTAATGCAATCGGTTTTGTATCTTACGCTCATATGAGTGATGATGTAAAATCTTTAAATGTTAATGGTGTAGCTCCATCTGATGCTACTATCGCAGATGGTACCTACGAATTACAAAGACCATTCTTATTCCTTACCAACGGTGAACCAACTGGTGATGTAAAAGAGTTCATTGATTGGGTATTAAGTGATGAAGGATCTAAAGTATTAGCTGAAGAAAAAATTGTTAAATCTGCAAGCTAA
- a CDS encoding phosphate signaling complex PhoU family protein — translation MPKKNKTLKDILDLILYENPSTQEEIAEKLGITRRYVTQLLQPLVKDGTVKRAYMIDLKSYEEISESFGESFTPKDTTGNTLINDMLENMAKHVKDQLKTSFESFLEYDKEKANYSLEMDYTTNNMVEKVRTTVETVVSLNQHPEFSKSVLYNEVAYDLERIGDYCAHISKFVINDDYIIDEKILKNIKKMYSASKKMINLSMGAFLSNKTHLRDEVMELEDSLHILQSKSVNLIATQMAENSFEEKERSNYFIYLFRVIKAFERIGDICIEIMDVAIEFHDNIPRSTTPRTFR, via the coding sequence ATTCCGAAAAAGAATAAAACTCTTAAAGATATTTTAGATTTAATATTATATGAAAACCCATCAACTCAGGAAGAAATAGCTGAGAAATTGGGAATCACCCGTAGGTATGTTACTCAATTATTACAACCTTTAGTAAAAGATGGGACTGTTAAGAGAGCATACATGATTGACTTGAAAAGTTATGAAGAAATTTCCGAGTCTTTTGGTGAGTCTTTTACTCCTAAAGACACTACTGGAAATACTTTAATTAATGATATGCTTGAGAATATGGCAAAACATGTTAAAGATCAGCTTAAAACATCTTTTGAATCTTTCTTAGAATATGATAAAGAGAAAGCAAATTATTCTCTTGAGATGGATTACACAACAAATAATATGGTTGAAAAGGTAAGGACAACTGTTGAAACTGTTGTTAGTCTTAATCAACATCCTGAATTTTCAAAGTCTGTATTATATAATGAGGTTGCATATGATTTGGAACGTATTGGTGATTACTGTGCCCATATTTCCAAATTTGTTATTAATGATGATTATATAATTGATGAAAAAATTCTTAAAAACATTAAAAAAATGTACTCTGCATCTAAAAAAATGATTAATTTATCGATGGGTGCTTTTTTATCAAATAAAACTCATTTAAGAGATGAAGTAATGGAGTTAGAAGATTCTCTTCATATTTTACAGTCCAAATCTGTGAACTTAATTGCTACTCAAATGGCTGAAAATTCCTTTGAAGAAAAAGAACGTTCAAACTACTTCATTTATTTATTCCGTGTTATCAAAGCTTTTGAAAGAATTGGAGATATCTGTATTGAAATTATGGATGTAGCTATTGAATTCCATGATAATATTCCAAGATCAACAACTCCCCGTACTTTTAGATAA
- the hmdC gene encoding 5,10-methenyltetrahydromethanopterin hydrogenase cofactor biosynthesis protein HmdC produces the protein MHDLIKEAVYDDAAAIELSKMDKDVVSVVDAISELSLEETMKLGMQFKRFPLGCDLTEVVVGTCASDLQLKELLGNCRLANMIGASIHICAYAFSDIAEENGMSGIDVMKQVYDTVDVPLDLDHFGENGPMRFPKEIVKCGGECYLKGPAFTECPRGRIHSRLIDKEMLEKPDKEDWVKLASSVAVNVTSEQSGEGHAAPLREAKDVADLAKKYGRGLESIMFVGDGYDEVITGFEKSLELGADIFVIEGGPFNRAENPVEAYAKAIAAARVLVPGKVVATNGAYEYECRAGLRTGLNIIITGFPNNHHGYMCGYEPGTARRGKFGLPRVIEIMNEELKATNTRIPVQRDELVALATAVKLAGPDYIYPRKIGDYTVGDAHWATLIHSKMHDGITLKNTIEDAVSSVNGNSVALLGGRFISWVLANELDKYVDEIIISDTDPWVQKMTVDNLQGAVNATVIAGENDKSSANAADDSIITTTVPQISKNILNTVPNAFNLV, from the coding sequence ATGCATGATTTAATTAAAGAAGCAGTTTATGATGATGCTGCAGCTATCGAATTGTCTAAAATGGATAAAGATGTAGTTAGTGTTGTTGATGCAATCTCTGAATTGTCACTTGAAGAAACAATGAAATTAGGTATGCAGTTTAAGAGATTCCCATTGGGATGTGATTTGACTGAGGTTGTTGTAGGTACTTGTGCTTCTGATTTACAATTAAAAGAATTACTTGGAAATTGTCGTTTAGCTAATATGATTGGGGCATCTATACATATATGTGCATATGCATTTTCTGACATTGCTGAAGAAAATGGTATGAGTGGTATTGATGTAATGAAACAAGTATATGATACTGTTGATGTTCCTTTAGATTTAGATCATTTTGGAGAAAATGGTCCTATGAGATTCCCTAAGGAAATTGTAAAATGTGGTGGGGAATGTTATCTAAAAGGTCCTGCATTTACTGAATGTCCTAGAGGAAGGATTCATTCAAGACTTATTGATAAGGAAATGCTTGAAAAACCAGATAAAGAAGATTGGGTTAAACTAGCTTCTTCTGTTGCAGTTAATGTTACTAGTGAACAATCTGGTGAAGGACATGCAGCTCCATTAAGGGAAGCTAAAGATGTTGCAGATTTAGCTAAAAAATATGGTCGTGGGCTTGAATCAATAATGTTTGTTGGAGATGGTTATGATGAAGTCATCACTGGTTTTGAAAAATCCTTAGAACTTGGTGCTGACATTTTTGTCATTGAAGGAGGTCCATTTAACAGAGCAGAAAATCCTGTTGAAGCATATGCTAAAGCTATTGCTGCAGCTCGTGTTTTAGTTCCAGGAAAAGTTGTAGCTACTAATGGTGCTTATGAATATGAATGTAGGGCAGGTCTTAGAACTGGTTTAAACATAATCATTACTGGTTTTCCTAATAATCATCATGGATATATGTGCGGTTATGAACCTGGTACTGCAAGAAGAGGTAAATTTGGTCTTCCAAGAGTTATTGAAATTATGAATGAAGAACTTAAGGCTACAAATACTCGCATACCTGTTCAAAGAGATGAATTAGTTGCATTAGCTACAGCAGTCAAATTAGCAGGGCCTGATTATATTTATCCAAGGAAAATTGGAGATTATACAGTTGGAGATGCTCATTGGGCAACTTTAATTCATTCTAAAATGCATGATGGAATCACTTTAAAAAACACTATTGAAGATGCGGTGAGCTCAGTTAATGGAAATAGTGTGGCTTTGTTAGGTGGTAGATTTATCTCATGGGTATTGGCTAATGAATTAGATAAATATGTCGATGAAATCATTATTTCAGATACTGACCCATGGGTTCAAAAAATGACTGTTGATAATTTACAAGGAGCCGTTAATGCTACTGTAATAGCTGGTGAAAATGATAAATCATCAGCTAATGCTGCAGACGACTCTATTATAACAACTACAGTTCCTCAAATTAGTAAAAATATTTTAAACACTGTACCAAATGCTTTCAATTTGGTATAA
- the hmd gene encoding 5,10-methenyltetrahydromethanopterin hydrogenase: protein MKVAILGAGCYRTHAAAGITNFSRAVEVAEATGKENIAMTHSTIEMGAELLHLAGVDEVVVSDPVFDGDFTVVDDFDYSEVIAAHKAGNPEEVMPAIREKVAKLAEEIPKPSEGAIHFTHPEDVGIKTTTDDADAVADADWVMTWLPKGSMQKGIIEKFADQLKEGAILTHACTIPTTKFNDIFQELGANVNVTSYHPGAVPEMKGQVYIAEGYADEAAINTLKDLGSKARGNAYTLPANLLGPVCDMCSAVTAITYAGILAYRDTVTQILGAPADFAQMMANEALTQVTALMNDEGIDKMDDALAPSALVGTADSMNFGALADIVPTVLDNLAKRD, encoded by the coding sequence ATGAAAGTAGCAATTTTAGGTGCAGGATGTTACAGAACACATGCTGCAGCAGGTATTACCAACTTCTCAAGAGCTGTTGAAGTTGCAGAAGCAACTGGAAAAGAAAACATTGCAATGACTCACTCTACTATTGAAATGGGTGCAGAATTATTACACTTAGCAGGTGTAGATGAAGTAGTTGTATCTGACCCAGTATTTGACGGAGATTTCACTGTAGTAGATGACTTTGATTACTCAGAAGTAATTGCAGCTCACAAAGCAGGAAACCCTGAAGAAGTAATGCCAGCTATCAGAGAAAAAGTAGCTAAATTAGCTGAAGAAATTCCAAAACCATCCGAAGGAGCTATTCACTTTACTCACCCAGAAGATGTTGGAATCAAAACCACTACCGACGATGCTGACGCAGTAGCTGACGCTGACTGGGTAATGACCTGGTTACCAAAAGGCAGTATGCAAAAAGGTATCATCGAAAAATTCGCTGATCAATTAAAAGAAGGTGCAATCTTAACTCACGCTTGTACTATTCCTACTACCAAATTCAACGACATTTTCCAAGAATTAGGTGCAAACGTAAACGTAACTTCCTACCACCCAGGTGCTGTACCTGAAATGAAAGGTCAAGTTTACATTGCTGAAGGATACGCTGATGAAGCTGCAATCAACACTCTTAAAGACTTAGGTTCCAAAGCAAGAGGAAACGCATACACCTTACCTGCAAACTTATTAGGTCCTGTATGTGATATGTGTTCCGCAGTAACTGCTATTACTTACGCAGGTATTTTAGCTTACAGAGACACCGTTACCCAAATTTTAGGTGCTCCAGCTGACTTCGCACAAATGATGGCAAACGAAGCTTTAACCCAAGTTACTGCATTAATGAACGATGAAGGTATCGACAAAATGGATGATGCTTTAGCACCTTCCGCATTAGTAGGTACTGCTGACTCCATGAACTTCGGTGCATTAGCAGACATCGTTCCTACTGTATTAGACAACTTAGCAAAAAGAGACTAA